The following nucleotide sequence is from Dehalogenimonas formicexedens.
CGCAGCCGTATGGCTCTTAGGTTAGCCATTTATCGTATGATCCTTCCCTAGGCTATAAAACTTTTCTTGAATTCGACCAGTGCGCCTTTGAGGGCCGTCTCGGTCTCGGGGCTAAAGACCTTGGTGTCGGCGATCCCTTTGGCAATCTGGGGGTAATTAGCCGACAAGAATTGGTAAAGGCTTGTTTCAAACCGTGACACATCGGAGACGGCGACATCGTCGAGGAACCCGTTGAGAAGGGCAAAGAAAATAATGACCTGATTTTCCACGGCAACGGGTTTGTATTGGAGTTGTTTCAGGACTTCAGTAATCCGTTGACCGCGCTCGATTTGTGCTCTAGTCGCCTTGTCGAGTTCAGACGTACCGAATTGAGCGAAAGCAGCCAAAGCCTGATATTGGCTCATTTCCAACTTAAGGCGGCCGGCAACCTTTCTCATAGCCTTGGTTTGGGCGGCCGAACCAACGCGAGACACGGAAATACCGACGTTCAGGGCAGGCCGAATGCCGGCGTTGAACAGATCAGGCTCAAGGTAGATCTGGCCGTCGGTAATCGAAATTACGTTGGTCGGAATATAAGCCGAAACGTCTTGGGCTTGAGTTTCAATAATCGGTAACGCGGTCAGGGAGCCACCGCCGTTTTCTTTGTTCAATTTGGCAGCGCGTTCCAGAAGTCGTGAGTGTAAATAGAAGACGTCGCCGGGATAGGCTTCTCGGCCCGGCGGGCGGCGAAGCAAAAGGGACAATTGGCGGTAGGCCCAAGCGTGTTTTGTCAGGTCGTCATAGACGATCAAAGCCTCTTTGCCGGTATCCATGAACTCTTCTCCCATGGCGCAACCGGAAAACGGAGCCAGGTACTGGAAAGCGGCCGGATCTGAGGCAGAGGCGGCTACAACAATGGTATGAGCCATGGCGCCGTATTTTTCAAGCGTACCGACAATCTGGGCGATCTTTGACGTCTTCAAACCGATAGCGACGTAGATGCAGATTAGATCGCCGCCCTTCTGATTGATAATGGTGTCCAGGGCGACGGCTGTTTTACCAGTGGAACGATCGCCGATAATGAGTTCCCGTTGACCACGGCCAATCGGAATCATTGAGTCGATTGCCTTGATACCGGTTTGAACCGGGGTATCGACGCCTTTTCGGGTGACGACGTTAGGCGCCACACGCTCGACGGCACGTCGCTTTGAGGTTTTTATTGGTCCTTTGCCATCGATGGGTTGGCCCAGAGGATTGACGACACGGCCGATCATTTCCATCCCGACGGGTACCTCGACCACGCGGTTGGTGCGCCTGACTTCATCGCCTTCTTTGATCAGGGTATCTTCTCCCAGTAGCACTGCGGCGACAGAGTCCTCTTCGAGGTTTAGGGCAATACCCATAACGCCGTTAGGGAACTCAAGCAGTTCGTTGTATTCCGCCGATGCCAGGCCGTGGATACGGGCGATACCATCGCCGACCTCGATCACCGTGCCGACGTCGGTAACGGTAACCTCTGCACCGAAGTTTTCGATCTGCTCTTTGATTACGGCAACTATGTCCAAACCTTTTTGCGCCATGTTCAAAACTCCTTTTGGAGTGGCCGAGTTATAATCTGGCCTGGTTAATTTCTCGTTTCAAATTTTCCAGACGGCGTGAGACACTGCCGTCGATAACTTTGTCACCTACCCTGGCTACGATTCCCCCCAGGAGAGACGGGTTTACCTTGGTTGTTATGTCAACCTGCTTACCGAACATAAGCGACAACTTTTGCTTGATTTCCACCGTCTCGGCTTCGGACAGGGGAACCGCGGCACTGACATTAGCGTGGGCTATTCCGTGCAGTTCGTCCAATCGGCGCTGATAATCGGTAAAAATATCAGGCATCAGTGCCAGACCACCGCGCTCGACAAGTAGGTACAGCAAGTTGACCGCCAGCGGATTGACGCCTTTCAATTTCGGTTCGAGCGCTTCTCTTTTTGCGGCTACTGACACGCGGGGATTCTCGAGGAAAAAGAGTACATCCCGGTCTTGCACCATGCGGACCAACGTTTCAAGGTTGTCCCGCCATGTGTTGAAGTTCTGGTGCTTGGCGGCAATTTCAAAAATCGCCTGTCCATACCGCATGGCTTGGGCGTAGGCACTTTTTCCCAAAGTAACCCTCTAGTTCTTTCTCAACGCGGCGCTCTCTTCGAGCACCTGGTCAATCATTTCGCGATGGGCTGCTTTATCGAGAGATTTTCCGATAACCCTGCCGGCCGCAAGAATGGTCAGATCGGCGAATTCTTTACGCAACTCATCGATCACTTCATCGCGCTCACGGCGGATGTCAGCCTTGGCTCGTTGCAACAGAGCTTCCGCCTCAGCTTGGGCTTCCACCTTGGCTTTTTCCCTGATCTCTTCGCCGGTCTTGGCCGCCCGTTCAATCACCTGTTGACCTTGTTTGGAGGCTTCGGCGATCTGCTGTTTGAAGTCCTCTTGCGCTTTCTCGGCCTGCGCCTTCATCACCTCTGCCTGTTCCAGGCTTTCTTTGATGCGCCGGCTCCGTTCGTCCATCATTTTTAGGATGGGTTTGTAAGCCAAGACCGATAAAAGCAGGAACAGAATCCCGAAATTTACCAGTTGCGCAATAAATGAAGGCAGGTTAATGCCTAGTGCTCCCATGGTCTTATCCTCCTTGGTAGTCTAGGCGACAAAGATCAAAATGATAGCGACAACCAGGGCATAGATCGCGACGGCTTCAGTCAAAGCCAGGGCGAAAAGGAAGTTGGTAAAGATGGTGCCCCGCGCTTCGGGATTACGGCTGACCGCGTTAACCGCGCCCATGCCCAGAATGCCAAGACCTACGCCAGGGCCGATGGCGCCCAAGCCCATTGCCAAACCTGCTGCTAAGAGTCGTACCGCTGCTTCGTCCATTGATTGATCCCCTTTCTTGAACTTCTCGTTATATTTCCCTAGTGAGATGCGGCCTCAGCGATTGCTGCTCCGCCGTGTTCCGAGCTGTGGGATTCACCCTCAGCTTCATGGGAAGACACGGCCATGAAAGCGAAGACCAGGGTAAGCCCGGCGAAAATGAGCGCCTGAATATACCCCACGAACAATTCCAGTACGTAGAACGGGATGGCCACGATGAAAGGCGCAAGGAACAACATAGAGATAAGTAAGATTTCGCCGCCGGTCATGTTGCCGAAAAGACGGAAGGTAAAAGAGAGAAGTCGGATGAACTCAGAAAGCAGTTCGATTAAACCGATGAAGATATCGATGGCGCCCATAAAAATGTCCATGACGCCATCTTTTAGTTTGCCGGTGAATAATTCCTTCCATCCGCGGATAAATTTCTTAAAATTGAAGAACTTGCTCAGGTAATGAAATACACCCAGCGTCCGCAAGCCCCAGTATTCGACCATGACGAATGAAACAACCGCTAACACCAGGGGGAAATTGATATCGGTATTGGCGCCGCGAAACAAGATGACGGCGCCTTCGTGGGTGTCGATGAGGATGGATCCGTAACCGGGGATGAGGTTCATCCAGGCATTGGTAATGACGAAAAGGAAGATGGTTGCCATCAGCGGGAAGAACTTACGGCCGTTCTTCTCTCCGGCGATGTCCGTGCAGAAGGAGAAGAGGTGATCGATGATGGATTCGGCAACTGCCTGTAGTCTGCCAGGCACCAGTTTCATTCTTCGGGTGGCA
It contains:
- the atpA gene encoding F0F1 ATP synthase subunit alpha, producing the protein MAQKGLDIVAVIKEQIENFGAEVTVTDVGTVIEVGDGIARIHGLASAEYNELLEFPNGVMGIALNLEEDSVAAVLLGEDTLIKEGDEVRRTNRVVEVPVGMEMIGRVVNPLGQPIDGKGPIKTSKRRAVERVAPNVVTRKGVDTPVQTGIKAIDSMIPIGRGQRELIIGDRSTGKTAVALDTIINQKGGDLICIYVAIGLKTSKIAQIVGTLEKYGAMAHTIVVAASASDPAAFQYLAPFSGCAMGEEFMDTGKEALIVYDDLTKHAWAYRQLSLLLRRPPGREAYPGDVFYLHSRLLERAAKLNKENGGGSLTALPIIETQAQDVSAYIPTNVISITDGQIYLEPDLFNAGIRPALNVGISVSRVGSAAQTKAMRKVAGRLKLEMSQYQALAAFAQFGTSELDKATRAQIERGQRITEVLKQLQYKPVAVENQVIIFFALLNGFLDDVAVSDVSRFETSLYQFLSANYPQIAKGIADTKVFSPETETALKGALVEFKKSFIA
- a CDS encoding F0F1 ATP synthase subunit delta, encoding MGKSAYAQAMRYGQAIFEIAAKHQNFNTWRDNLETLVRMVQDRDVLFFLENPRVSVAAKREALEPKLKGVNPLAVNLLYLLVERGGLALMPDIFTDYQRRLDELHGIAHANVSAAVPLSEAETVEIKQKLSLMFGKQVDITTKVNPSLLGGIVARVGDKVIDGSVSRRLENLKREINQARL
- the atpF gene encoding F0F1 ATP synthase subunit B, whose amino-acid sequence is MGALGINLPSFIAQLVNFGILFLLLSVLAYKPILKMMDERSRRIKESLEQAEVMKAQAEKAQEDFKQQIAEASKQGQQVIERAAKTGEEIREKAKVEAQAEAEALLQRAKADIRRERDEVIDELRKEFADLTILAAGRVIGKSLDKAAHREMIDQVLEESAALRKN
- the atpE gene encoding ATP synthase F0 subunit C codes for the protein MDEAAVRLLAAGLAMGLGAIGPGVGLGILGMGAVNAVSRNPEARGTIFTNFLFALALTEAVAIYALVVAIILIFVA
- a CDS encoding F0F1 ATP synthase subunit A, whose product is MPKAPQKKIIGLSKPVFIASLIIVLALSIVSLLAGAIGRSIIKNVSLPSWIIVDQPRPELPAEAIAHIGGIAITNTMLTAWISIVVLAVFFFLATRRMKLVPGRLQAVAESIIDHLFSFCTDIAGEKNGRKFFPLMATIFLFVITNAWMNLIPGYGSILIDTHEGAVILFRGANTDINFPLVLAVVSFVMVEYWGLRTLGVFHYLSKFFNFKKFIRGWKELFTGKLKDGVMDIFMGAIDIFIGLIELLSEFIRLLSFTFRLFGNMTGGEILLISMLFLAPFIVAIPFYVLELFVGYIQALIFAGLTLVFAFMAVSSHEAEGESHSSEHGGAAIAEAASH